A single window of Desulfovibrio sp. DNA harbors:
- the eis gene encoding enhanced intracellular survival protein Eis, translating to MRILHKQQHLPPLDGPRLEPHPFRAAGTPPDKCNGAPLVPVNRRERGLEARRTVMAAEERGEGEAVNSEHKDEDRQPPNGVHDAFEFRQLGKDDFEQFEALLRYAFQVSSSEMARIGWSDKEMKQSKKPIFEASHVMGWFYKGRLASQVVIYPMEVNIQGEICKMGGITGVATYPEYTGRGLIHSLLAKSLEYMRSQQQIISYLCPYSIPLYRKHGWEIMSDKMTFAIKDTQLPARHQVEGQIERVDIENEDLHKVYKYFALQEHGALIRGALEWEEYWRWDSDDVMAAVYYSADRKPLGYVIYYIENEVFSIKEMVYLNQEAKYGIWNYITAHFSMITKVEGANYTGEAMAFQLEDSEIDETIQPYGMARIVDVQRFMEFYPFQFSDPRLTLDFEVKDPIAPWNNGIFHVRWEDDEAVCEQVTTCHSGHRIALDIQTLTTMLMGYKRPTYLYNNDRIDMDYHLLKTLEALIPPDRPYFSDYF from the coding sequence ATGCGCATTCTACATAAGCAACAGCATTTGCCGCCTCTTGATGGTCCACGACTGGAGCCCCACCCATTTCGCGCCGCAGGCACGCCGCCAGACAAATGCAACGGCGCGCCGCTTGTGCCCGTCAACCGCCGGGAACGTGGCCTTGAGGCCCGCCGGACGGTCATGGCCGCAGAGGAACGCGGTGAAGGAGAAGCCGTGAACAGCGAACACAAGGACGAGGACCGACAACCGCCCAATGGCGTTCACGATGCCTTTGAATTTCGCCAGCTTGGCAAGGACGATTTTGAGCAGTTTGAAGCCCTGCTGCGGTATGCCTTTCAGGTGAGTTCGTCTGAAATGGCCCGCATCGGCTGGTCCGACAAGGAGATGAAGCAGTCCAAGAAGCCCATTTTTGAGGCATCGCACGTCATGGGCTGGTTTTACAAGGGCAGGCTGGCTTCGCAAGTGGTCATCTACCCTATGGAAGTGAACATCCAGGGCGAAATTTGCAAAATGGGCGGCATCACCGGGGTGGCGACCTATCCGGAATATACCGGCCGGGGGCTTATCCATTCATTGCTGGCAAAAAGCCTTGAGTACATGCGCAGCCAGCAGCAGATCATCTCCTACCTGTGCCCCTATTCCATCCCGCTTTACCGCAAGCACGGCTGGGAAATCATGTCGGACAAGATGACCTTTGCCATCAAGGATACGCAGCTTCCGGCGCGTCACCAGGTGGAGGGGCAGATAGAGCGTGTGGACATTGAAAATGAGGATCTGCACAAGGTTTACAAATATTTTGCGCTGCAGGAACACGGCGCGCTCATACGCGGCGCACTGGAGTGGGAGGAATACTGGCGCTGGGATTCGGACGATGTCATGGCGGCTGTGTATTACAGCGCTGACCGCAAGCCCCTGGGCTATGTGATCTACTACATTGAGAATGAAGTTTTCAGCATCAAGGAGATGGTCTACCTGAATCAGGAGGCCAAGTACGGCATCTGGAACTATATCACCGCGCATTTTTCGATGATCACCAAGGTGGAAGGAGCCAACTACACGGGCGAGGCCATGGCTTTTCAGCTTGAGGACAGCGAAATCGACGAGACCATACAGCCCTACGGCATGGCCCGTATTGTGGATGTGCAGCGCTTTATGGAGTTTTACCCCTTCCAGTTCAGCGATCCCAGGCTCACGCTGGATTTTGAGGTAAAAGATCCCATTGCGCCGTGGAACAACGGCATATTCCACGTGCGGTGGGAGGATGATGAGGCTGTCTGCGAGCAGGTGACCACATGCCATTCGGGACACCGCATCGCGCTGGACATCCAGACGCTGACCACCATGCTTATGGGCTACAAGCGGCCAACCTATCTCTATAACAATGACCGCATTGATATGGACTACCATCTGCTCAAAACGCTTGAAGCGCTGATTCCCCCGGACAGGCCCTATTTTTCGGATTATTTTTGA
- the acs gene encoding acetate--CoA ligase produces MSQERITTLLNENRSYLPPEHGKTSAWVCGPEEYDALCRRAVEDPSDFWGARASQLVHWFKRWDKVLEADEVNHKYRWFTGGKLNASFNCIDRHLISGRRNKAALIWQGEKETDVRCYTYQMLYTEVCRVAHALSSLRIRKGDHVALYMPMIPELFIAMLACARIGAIHTAIFSGYAEGGVRSRIQGCKARVVITADAAVRGGKFKPLKANLDPILEKCPSVAHVVVVKHAGIENVHMQRNRDIWWHDLIDDFTLNPDFPCEPMDANDTLFLLHTSGSTGKPTGVMHSTGGYLTYAAHTTQWCFDMRDDDVYWCTADAGWITGHTYGVYGPLSLGATTLMFEGIPTWPYPDRYWRIVENFRVNILYTAPTVIRSLMRMNEAWTERYDLRSLRILGSVGEPINPEAWQWYHKHIGSGELPIVDTWWQTETGGAMIAPMPYATKLKPGSASKPLPGIDATVMGSAARDGEEPEVGCKAGHLVIRRPWPGMMQGVFNDEEKYQSYFTRFGCYASGDAAEIDQDGYFWILGRIDDSINVSGHRLSTAEIEAVLATCPEVGEAAVVPMPHALKGEAIYAYVVTRDEVPWSADLRTKLREAVRRDIGALATPEYIQFVDGMPKTTSGKIIRRMLRKIAGDNYEDIGDTTSLAEPEVIPKIIEGHRNLVAGRHETENAPEGGDNAKAE; encoded by the coding sequence ATGTCTCAGGAACGGATCACGACACTGTTGAATGAAAATCGCAGCTATCTTCCACCAGAGCACGGCAAAACTTCTGCCTGGGTATGTGGCCCAGAAGAATACGATGCACTGTGCCGCCGTGCCGTGGAAGACCCCAGTGACTTTTGGGGTGCTCGAGCTTCGCAGTTAGTCCATTGGTTCAAGCGCTGGGACAAAGTGCTAGAGGCAGATGAAGTAAACCACAAATACAGGTGGTTTACTGGGGGCAAACTCAATGCCTCATTCAACTGCATTGACAGGCACCTTATTTCAGGCCGGCGCAACAAGGCAGCCCTCATTTGGCAGGGCGAAAAAGAAACGGACGTTCGCTGCTATACCTACCAGATGCTCTATACAGAGGTCTGCCGGGTGGCTCATGCACTGAGTTCGCTGCGCATCCGCAAAGGCGATCACGTGGCCCTGTATATGCCTATGATCCCGGAGCTGTTTATCGCCATGCTGGCCTGTGCCCGCATTGGGGCCATACACACGGCCATTTTTTCCGGCTATGCCGAGGGCGGCGTGCGCAGCCGCATCCAGGGCTGCAAGGCGCGCGTTGTCATCACGGCCGATGCGGCCGTGCGTGGCGGCAAGTTCAAGCCCCTCAAGGCCAACCTTGACCCCATTCTTGAAAAATGCCCTTCCGTGGCGCATGTGGTGGTGGTCAAGCACGCCGGGATTGAAAATGTCCATATGCAGCGCAACCGTGACATCTGGTGGCACGACCTTATTGACGACTTCACGCTCAACCCCGACTTTCCCTGCGAGCCAATGGACGCCAATGACACGCTCTTTCTGCTGCACACCAGCGGCAGCACGGGCAAACCCACGGGCGTCATGCACTCCACGGGCGGGTATCTTACCTATGCGGCCCACACCACCCAGTGGTGCTTCGACATGCGCGACGACGACGTGTACTGGTGCACTGCCGACGCAGGCTGGATCACCGGGCATACCTACGGCGTTTATGGCCCCCTGTCTCTGGGCGCTACCACCCTCATGTTTGAAGGCATACCCACATGGCCCTATCCCGACCGCTACTGGCGCATTGTCGAGAATTTTCGCGTCAACATTCTCTACACGGCGCCCACGGTCATACGTTCGCTCATGCGCATGAACGAGGCGTGGACAGAACGCTACGACCTGCGCAGCCTGCGCATCCTGGGCAGCGTGGGCGAGCCCATCAACCCCGAAGCCTGGCAGTGGTACCACAAACACATCGGCAGCGGCGAACTGCCCATTGTCGACACATGGTGGCAGACGGAAACCGGCGGGGCCATGATCGCGCCCATGCCCTATGCGACCAAGCTCAAGCCCGGTTCGGCCTCCAAGCCCCTGCCCGGCATTGACGCCACGGTTATGGGATCGGCAGCGCGCGACGGCGAGGAGCCCGAAGTGGGATGCAAGGCCGGGCATCTGGTCATACGCCGCCCCTGGCCCGGCATGATGCAGGGCGTCTTCAATGACGAAGAGAAGTACCAGTCCTACTTCACGCGCTTTGGCTGTTACGCTTCTGGTGACGCAGCCGAAATTGACCAGGACGGCTACTTCTGGATTCTGGGCCGTATCGATGACTCCATCAACGTATCGGGGCACCGCCTCTCCACTGCGGAAATAGAAGCAGTGCTGGCCACCTGCCCCGAAGTGGGAGAGGCCGCCGTTGTGCCCATGCCCCACGCCCTCAAGGGCGAAGCCATTTACGCATACGTGGTCACGCGCGACGAGGTGCCCTGGAGCGCCGACCTGCGCACCAAGCTGCGCGAGGCAGTGCGCCGCGATATCGGCGCTCTGGCAACCCCGGAATACATACAGTTTGTGGACGGCATGCCCAAAACGAC
- a CDS encoding Maf family protein, which yields MTTLPTSRQPLFTLTEGFRLVLASGSPRRRLFLSEWGLPFELARPDGAEPLPLPGEQPDAYTRRAAAAKAHAVAASLDRTGARASASTQDKAIILSADTVVAVDGDILGKPHDAAHALAMLQRLTGRGHEVISAVCLLLPPSAGAPEEIFGNAPCNAPCNASGKTSGDTSGDTSGKTPCNAPCNTSGNTSGDTSGDTPDHAPHKARDTDINCESQGCGAEELIFSDVSRVYFHPWPESVLRAYVDTGEPHDKAGAYAIQGQGAFLVDRIEGSWSTVVGLPVTQLAHLLLHRGFMRPCASPRLP from the coding sequence ATGACCACTCTACCCACATCGCGGCAGCCGCTCTTCACCCTGACTGAAGGGTTCAGACTGGTGCTGGCCTCCGGTTCGCCGCGCCGCCGCCTGTTTTTGTCCGAATGGGGCCTGCCCTTTGAACTGGCCCGCCCTGACGGGGCAGAGCCTTTGCCCCTGCCCGGTGAACAGCCTGACGCCTACACCCGCCGGGCTGCGGCGGCCAAGGCACACGCCGTTGCCGCCAGTCTGGACAGAACAGGTGCGCGAGCTTCCGCATCCACGCAAGACAAGGCCATCATCCTTTCCGCCGACACGGTGGTGGCTGTGGATGGCGACATACTGGGCAAGCCGCATGACGCAGCCCACGCCCTCGCCATGCTGCAACGCCTCACCGGACGCGGACATGAGGTCATCAGCGCCGTGTGCCTGCTTTTGCCCCCTTCGGCTGGCGCGCCTGAGGAAATATTTGGCAACGCACCCTGCAATGCGCCCTGCAATGCATCTGGCAAGACATCTGGCGACACATCTGGCGACACATCTGGCAAGACACCCTGCAATGCACCCTGCAACACATCTGGCAACACATCTGGCGACACATCTGGCGACACGCCAGACCACGCACCTCATAAGGCGCGCGACACTGACATAAATTGCGAAAGCCAGGGCTGCGGCGCAGAAGAACTGATTTTCAGCGATGTAAGCCGTGTGTACTTTCACCCCTGGCCTGAAAGCGTTTTGCGGGCCTACGTGGATACGGGCGAACCCCACGACAAGGCCGGAGCCTACGCCATTCAGGGTCAGGGAGCCTTTCTGGTGGACAGGATAGAAGGGTCGTGGAGCACCGTGGTGGGGCTGCCCGTCACACAGCTGGCCCACCTGCTGCTGCACCGGGGCTTCATGAGGCCCTGCGCCTCCCCCCGCTTGCCCTAG
- the yfcE gene encoding phosphodiesterase, translating to MRLLIASDLHGSIESLRFLVEKARQMEPDMLVLLGDLVYHGPRNPLPEGYDTRLVMREMPDLTALPCPVTAVRGNCDAEVDLGLLPFPVVDTTWLDADGLRIFVSHGHHLPENPPCPGFTPGTVFLRGHTHIPRGETLDGLHFWNPGSLSLPKSGFPRSYGLYENGLFRVLDMQDKEVLRHTPA from the coding sequence ATGCGCCTGCTTATTGCCTCCGATCTGCACGGCTCCATTGAAAGCCTGCGCTTTCTGGTGGAAAAGGCCCGGCAGATGGAACCCGACATGCTGGTGCTGCTGGGCGACCTTGTCTATCACGGCCCCCGCAATCCCCTGCCTGAGGGCTATGACACGAGGCTGGTAATGCGTGAAATGCCCGACCTCACTGCCCTGCCCTGCCCGGTTACCGCCGTGCGCGGCAACTGCGACGCCGAGGTGGATCTGGGATTGCTGCCCTTTCCTGTGGTTGATACCACATGGCTTGATGCCGATGGACTGCGCATCTTCGTAAGCCACGGCCACCACCTGCCCGAAAATCCGCCATGCCCCGGCTTCACGCCCGGCACTGTCTTTCTGCGCGGGCATACCCACATTCCGCGCGGCGAAACCCTTGACGGCCTGCACTTCTGGAATCCCGGCTCCCTTTCGCTGCCCAAGAGCGGCTTTCCCCGCAGCTACGGGCTGTATGAAAACGGCCTCTTCCGCGTGCTGGACATGCAGGACAAAGAAGTTCTGCGCCACACCCCGGCCTGA
- a CDS encoding PHP domain-containing protein: protein MKLVDLHTHTTASDGTDSPALLMVKAAQVGLEVVAVTDHDTLSGLDEAADAGRKHGVELIRGCEISTGTELGELHILGLWLPENPVRLQEKLAFLRRKRAERNEGIVRKLQELGLDITMEEVLATATGESVGRPHIAEVLLRKGYAENSREVFKKYLGCHGKAYLPKEVLEPEESVRLLADLGATVSLAHPMLWKGPPGWLDTQVARLKDCGLNAIEAWHSEHSEADVRACLALAKRFDLGISGGSDYHGGNKPSICLGTGYGKLRVGMDVLESLRQRRMAAGLPV, encoded by the coding sequence ATGAAACTGGTTGATCTGCATACGCATACTACTGCTTCCGATGGCACGGATTCTCCGGCGCTTCTTATGGTCAAGGCCGCCCAGGTGGGGCTTGAGGTCGTGGCCGTGACTGACCATGATACGCTTTCTGGTCTGGATGAAGCCGCTGACGCCGGGCGCAAGCATGGTGTTGAACTCATACGCGGGTGCGAAATTTCCACGGGCACGGAACTGGGAGAATTGCATATCCTGGGGCTGTGGCTGCCGGAAAATCCTGTACGACTGCAGGAAAAGCTGGCTTTTTTGCGGCGCAAACGCGCGGAGCGTAACGAAGGCATAGTGCGCAAGCTTCAGGAGCTTGGGCTGGATATCACCATGGAAGAGGTGCTGGCCACGGCCACGGGCGAAAGCGTGGGCAGACCTCATATCGCTGAAGTCCTGTTGCGCAAGGGATATGCCGAGAATTCCCGTGAAGTTTTCAAGAAGTATCTTGGTTGCCACGGCAAGGCCTATCTGCCCAAGGAAGTGCTGGAACCGGAAGAAAGCGTACGCCTTCTGGCCGATCTTGGCGCGACTGTCAGCCTGGCCCACCCCATGCTCTGGAAGGGCCCGCCAGGCTGGCTGGACACACAGGTGGCGCGCCTGAAAGACTGCGGACTCAATGCCATTGAAGCGTGGCACAGTGAGCATTCCGAAGCGGACGTTCGCGCCTGCCTCGCCCTGGCCAAACGGTTTGACCTGGGCATCAGCGGCGGATCGGATTATCATGGCGGCAACAAGCCGTCCATTTGCCTCGGCACGGGCTACGGCAAACTTCGCGTCGGTATGGATGTGCTGGAAAGTCTGCGCCAAAGGCGGATGGCAGCGGGCCTGCCTGTCTGA
- a CDS encoding Trm112 family protein, whose product MPINTDELLRILACPKCLGSLAAMEENNTAAGFACAACQVIYPVREDIPVMLVEEAVDMPTWSAQHPLAKERA is encoded by the coding sequence ATGCCCATCAACACTGACGAACTTTTGCGGATACTGGCCTGCCCCAAATGCCTGGGCAGCCTTGCCGCCATGGAAGAAAATAATACTGCGGCGGGTTTTGCCTGCGCGGCCTGTCAGGTCATCTACCCCGTTCGGGAAGACATACCTGTCATGCTGGTGGAAGAAGCTGTGGATATGCCCACCTGGAGCGCCCAGCATCCTCTGGCAAAGGAACGCGCCTGA